atcgttccagagttagtgtgcgttccagaatacatgccatggtttaggatccatggcaagtcATATTTACTGACGCCAGAAGAGAGGCAGCGACAAATACGTGTCGAaagggaaaggcgcgggcctctaaatccaagaggACAAGACGacgaaggcagcccctcaacgaggcccagacattcacccgactcatcatcagcggccatgtaATCACCAAGCCCAACGAGTtcaccgacacagtcacccgacgcagcagttcaaccgatgatacccacgcaaccgccttttcagatgatgctaGGTGCGTTTCCTAGTATGTATCCTTTTTCGAGttctatggcaggttggagccaaatgcccggtcCAGCTTcatttcctgttatgccgagtggaccgccgatgtataggccagcgacgcacgagggatcgcaagaggggccgtcggagagctctcctttttaccaatccccaccaacgtatgggtttcaaacactgtccccgttcatgatgcaaacacctccacatacactattctttgaaggtggatcatcgtcccaagtccggCAACTAGATGTCGTACTGGAAGAAACAGAATCCCCGCCGGAAAAACAACTGCCGCTAGAAGCTAGAGAAAGGAGGAATCCAACGCAGAATCGGTACGCCATGTGGCATCGAATCCccgggcatagacattgattgccgtatttaaatttatttgtacaaatattttgaatattttgatattattttatgtaataaaataataaattttttgagttattttgatattatttgatgtaataaaatagaagtttatttgatgtaataaaatagaaatttttttgagttattttgatattatttgatgtaataacatgagattaattaatttgtacaaatattttgaatattttgatattatttgagaattctactaaccattaatacaattatcagttaatatttttacattcacataatgttagatttgaaaaaatgttttgattgttactaacaattaatacaattatcaataaataattgaaaaaatataatttatttacaattacattcaactattccgattagggcatgatcggcttgtatggcctggattcctacaccatccgcataacttctgttgactggctgtttctcggatatccatattgttacgtattctagtcgagcaaggttgACCCTTTGGTTtacgacgcaattctctatccggtaacaacttaaaaggagcaagagatacgggcgaccacttacgttcatctaggaccggtgggaaaacgtgtctccagacactgtacatgttttctaatttgtacacttcgtccacatagctCATCAGATCCAcacggagattctgacaagctgcaataacgtGAGCGCATAAATAAcaaagtgcatcaaacatcccacagtcacaagtcctatttcgcaagtgtacacgatattgcccgccaacaacaccttggtgcggtctgtcaaactctgtcacgcgaaaccataaattatctcgatcgtgacacactgtgtgcatggtgtttgccctcgccttggctttgttaatttcttgaactaccttactgcaccatacatggcctccctgcatctgacctgcataacttgctgctcgctttggaaatagtgctgccaaacgaaaatatgtctctcgcacaaccgatgttatcggtagatggcgcgttcctttaagaacagaatttatgcattcagccaggtttgacgtcatatggccatatcgtaggccgccgtcgtatgcttgtgcctactgttcgaaacgtatgttacaaaggtagttcgccccttctccgttaattgaacgtaaaattgccaacatctcatgaaaacgatctttatttatttcataccttgccaatataagatcatagcgaataatttataccacttctatcaataaaactaattcaaattgacaaacgaaataacacagatatagactaaatacccatgttggtcacttgtcgtcgttcgctcttagatggatattgcctgtagtagttcgaagcaacgtgtcttagaCAATATttatggtgtgtgcgctgccataagcttccctatcgatcaaatgcagctagtataccggcgccccgatctgaaataacacagatatcaggttgggggcacacatgcctacttaacctagagagaaagaaatcccagtcatcagacgactcccccggtgttattgcaaatgcaattggaagaattctcccaccgtcATCCTGTACCACCGaaagcaatagccgatgagtatacctaccgaacataaaggtaccgtcaatttgtaccaacggcttgcagtatggaaatgcatctcggcattgcttaaaggtccaaaacaggcgtttgaacacttggcatccatgTAGCAATCGGttgttgtagtacgcatgttctgTTTCAAGGTATGTGATGGCACCtaggacgtatctctctagcacctgacatcactgccatatttcattatatgaggcgtcccacccattatgtatcttttccaacgccttttgcttagctaccCAAgtcttgcggtaagagggcatgtaccccatttggctacgaatattggcaattaacaccggcactgaagtcttGAGATCTGCTTTAActgtgggcagtatcaagctagctaacatagctgaatcaaTCTTGAGATGATCTTATGGAACACTTATAAaccgagtacattaaataatgcaacattgcataataaaagtattattcaaaaaccgtcaatactgtacctgcagcacatgtatgtggacctttgtactttttaatctcccacaaccctgtccttttccttaacgaggcatagattttccatgaacatgtgtcgTCTTGGACCGCACACTTTGCCTCAAAattatcagatttggatttaacgacgtggtagttaacgccgtttttgatgctatgttgtttcaaatcaccaataaaactatccttgttggtaaaatgattaccaacttcaaattcaccggaatctacccccgaacttgtacgatcacgcaaccggtgtggtagatctggaaactttAATGCATCATCTACAGATAGTttgacattatgcatgtgggctagAGGTGAGTATgttctgaatcgtggattttcttcttcatctgaactcctttcagcatcttcaggttctgttggaataggctttggttcagaaaataagccaacttctacACCATCcagcccgggctctcgaggtggatccacatcggagtcatcttctaacccacaatcatctgcagcatACGAGGTCCCCTGTCATGTCCCAAATTTAAGGTtgtcgaaatagtggtttcgtaaccacaaatccgatgaaaaaaattatttttcttatatttttatggtctatgatttcacaaaatgattttgtgaaaatttcgttcgaaaattttgacgtttgggcactcaatttagtcaaaagaactaaattgtaaaaagtgcaaaagttgagttctacatgttagaggtgtccaattgttatgaaactttaaattggaggttcttatatgataattagaccattggttaagttgttagacaaaaatggacatgaaataagtgaaatagaaaatttttaagttaggggcaatttggtaatctagtaattaaaatgaattaaaagggaaaaagatggaaaattgtgctcatcttcttcatttggatgaaatcagcaaggggggaagccatagttagggttttcaagctaccaagctccatagtaagtgatcccaagccctgtttttaatgttctttacgtttttagagtcctggtagcttaatttagcttattctagcaataatttaacctagggtttatatttggaaaaacacccataggtgaaaagtgtttattttgatgttttatgatagaatatgaagctagaaattatgttaaacagcttttgctagccgattttaagcgcaaacgagtaagttgacataatcgataaaaatccctaatgtacataagtaagtgttagagtgagaatttgatgttgtcatagaagagaaaaatgttcatcatgtcataaaacataataatatgagatgaaatttaatttccgagccttggggcaaaaatgtaattatgtaaaagtttatgggcaaaattgtaattttgaaaaagttagagtcgagggctgttttgatgaatgtgagtattaaataagttaaatttgctattttagatcaagaagaatgaaactcgaggttagacaaagggaagaataaagttgaagactaagttggtgattTGGGCTAtatttggtaccgaggtaagtttacggtaaacaaaatgaaatatttcaataattattattaatgctgctattttccagtAGCTATGAATTTATtccatgaatttatttgatgttgattcaagtataaaatgataaagaattaatattaaaaagtcccgttgatacataaggaaaGTACTGGATACAAACGTCAttacatttgggtaaagagatcccatataagaccatgtctgggacatgacattgacatccttgagatcatgagaggtcccctataagaccatgtctgggacatggcatgggcaccgacatgagaacatcccatgtaagaccatgtctgggacatggctttggcatgtttttaccagaagagacccgagtatccttattgttcCAATGTAACTCAACGGGCTAATAAACGAATCATGGTCAGGAAAGTTCagttaaaaacataaatggcaagctcaggtaagttataggagttaagaatttattatattatcaattgatatTCAATGatgcagcaagagaagagtaagttatgcaTACAAGTATACTAAGAAAACAAACAAGAGAACTAGAATGAGATTatctaaagagtaaactagagatatagacacttgagtttaattatttgtgtttaatgttgttatttatttgctagtaaacttactaagctttatgcttacttcttttatttctctttctcttatagtattgcaaggctacttcaaggatcctaaagaagtcgttgatcgtccacactatcaaccacaactgctcggtattttatgatgaaactcgtttgagttatggcatgtatagggatttagttattttgcatgtttgtaattatgattttgctaaagaatgaggtgtaagtatttgatgatgaatgattattaaaaatggttaagtatgaaggtgtttgttgttataagagtctaggtgataaattatgcatggaaatcatgaaatgggtaaaattttgtagagaaacagaattcaggcagcacagtgatgtgactttgaaaaatcacctaggatggtataaaatgaattagatagtgaatgatatatggaattaaatcttgttgagtctattttcatggaaaaataacggtttatcaaaataaattttatattttgagatgtgtgaattttagtgagacagggtcagatctatttttggagtcccctgttctgagtttagaaaatcattaaaaattataaaaaaatggttatgagttatagtttatattcttagattccttaatgattctattttctgtaggaacaagtaggaacaccatatgaaaatcctataatgataaaatttatttttagtaacaagaggtcagaacagtcgaatggtgaaacaggggagactttaactaataaactgtactaattggctaagccaaaaattctaaaaattttatggtacaaagatatatgagtctaattttagggaaaatttatggaattaaattttgagtcctgtagctcgagttataatcaatttagtaactTCTACGTGATTGGACAggtttgctgtaaatagtgaaattaattttcaaagtaaatttttatgctctgaattagtaagataagctaagtaatgcttCGTGCTTGACTCCGAAAACGgtctcgagtaaggggtgttacatcccCTCACCAGTTGATGttgtagggagtacatcatcccttcttctgggcatttgataacgtccccaattggatgtagattgccccacactagaacttgatgccgttccccagaatgtatttccagcatcaaacatcaagccaccgacgtacatgtcccatccaccgacagagtgtcttgcaggggatgtgcattcgacaccgctaccaaacatgggctgttccgtattttgtaacccgctaaccgagtgtcggccaggggtcgtgtatacatctcgaacaccggtcgcaagtacatcatttggcgatgtaaattgtacatataactcaatataaagtgctccactagcaagatgagtctacaccattgcctccaagctacgagcaccttttatgtcaaacgagtcatatgtcaccggatcaacagaagaacaaaatcgatacgtgatagacaaaactttcattggcgtcgttccgaaaattttacacctaattcttttacgaagttttGTCAAATCTAtattctggttaaaaaccagtcgcaccgtattctccgacaaaaaacaacaccattctcggtgtggcaaacctcaccatcgtagtaaataacagcactaatacgttcactcatatttgaaactctaaccttcttagcctctctaaattgtttctgctgtgacttatgcattctgagaacattttttgcctcatttatagcatcagcccaaacatgctactgtagcaaaagcgcgtccacgtgggtgcaatttcataaattcttctcataaagcatcatggtagaagcgattttaaactatttgctcagaaacgtcaactcgaaattatttcttctaggaccaactgtagcaaaagcgcgtccacgagggcgcgattttagaaattcttctgaaatagcatcctgcttgaagcgttttttatactatttgctcagaaacgtcaactcgaaataattttttcagaCTCATCAGAGCAAAAGCGTCCACGTATGGTAGCGATTtaacaaattcttctcataaagcatcttgtaaaagcgattttatactatttgctcagaaatgtcaactcgaaattatttcttccaggacctaaaaatcctaaaaaagcctgaaccctaaaccctaaaagccaaaaaaacctaaCATGGGAAAAACGACAAAATTGCGTCCCCCGAAACGCACTACGTGGCATGAAGTCGCGTCCACGtcaatggcccattccggtaaataattaaataccgggcccatttcagtaattaaaaaaaaagagctttTTTGTGTAAATTGCCCGTTGAAAagatttgatttgtttattctatttcttgggatatatttatatttgtatttagtATAATTCGATGGTGCGGTAATAAATTACGTAGCTTACTGTGCAAATGGGATAAATAGATTGAGTTATTGATTTAGCATATCTTCATTTATCAATGTTCAAATGTTGGTGATGGGTGACAATAATGgtggaaaatgatttacttgCGGAAAAGAGTAAAGAAGGTGAGCAACAATGATGAAATGTACTTAAAAATTTgcttttctattaaaaagaagaaaaagagagagaaatggAACCAAATCTTAATACACAAAGGCgaaaaacaagcttaaaaaaaaacacccatATATTGCAATCCCTGAAGTAGTTTAGCACTTATTCTCAGCAGTAGAGGAGCCATTAACAATGGTGTCCATTTGTAGAGTAGCTGGTTTGGATTTCCTGGGCTTGAACCATACTGCTGAAACAATATATAGAGCAAAATTTATGACCCCCAAAACGGCTAAAAGTCCATAGAAGCAGTCAAGTCTGCCGTGGTTTATGTTATCAGCCAGCCATCCTTGTCCACCATTGCTGCCTCCCATCACGCTTTTCACCACTGATACCAGCAGACTGCTGACGAAGAAACCCAGAGACAGTGTTGTGAGGAACAAACCAGTGCTCATGGTTTTCATTCCTTTGGGAGATTGAGTGATGAAGAAATCAAGCTGGCCTGTGTAAATGAAAGCCTCACCGGCACCCACTAGGAAGAACTGTGGGATCAATATGAACACTGTTACAGGCAGGGTTCCAGTCGTTGCACTTGCACCCGTGGCTCGAGCCACTTCCAGTCTTTTCACCTCGGCTACTGCGGCAGATGCCATTCCCATAGTTGATAGTGCTAAGCCTAAGGCAATTCTCTGTAGGCTGCTGAAACCTGTAGCACCAGAAAGAATTGAAATGgtaattatattgaaataaattatagcATGATTTAGTATgtcatttattattttcctaATACATACATACCTGGTTTTCCTTTCCATTTCTTCCATAATGGCATAACGAGACGGTCATAAACAGCCAGAGTGATCAATATAGCTGCCACAAAGAAGACAGTGAGGGAACCTGCAGGAATTTGGAAACCTCCAACTGATCTTTCCATGGTGGAGGCTTGCTCCACTGAAAAGGTCATCATTTGTGCGTAAGTGGTCCAAAATAAGATGGTTGTGGCCCATATTGGGAGAAGCGCCGCCATCATTTTCACTTCCTCGACCCTTGTGACTGGGCTAAGTTTCCAAGGATTTGGAGCAGCAGCAGGCCCAACGTTTCTCTCAAGATCACCTTCCCCAACAATGGCGGCCTTGTCCAAGAACCTAGGATTTAGCACATATGAACGAAACAAGGGGAAAAACCGTTAAAAGCaatgaaataaatgattaaGTTATGTATACAGAAGACTGAGTAGATTGGAAAACCCACCGAAATCGATCTGTATGATGGATTCTTGAAGTTTCAGGAGTGTCTTCGTATAATAATTCGACATTGTAAGGTAGTTTCATCTTCCTCTTATTTATTGCAGCTACAATAACTTGGAAAATCTGAACTATTGGACTTCCCAAGCTTTTCTTGTATCTGTATCTTTTGGTCCctgataaaaatatcaaaacggCTACAAACATGGAGACTGAGCAGATCCCGTAAGCCCAGCTCCGACCAACTTCATCTTGTATGTAAACAAGCACTGTGACCGCCATCAAGGTTCCAGTACTGATGAAAAAGAAGAACCTGTTGAAAAAATAAGCCATTTGGGATTTctccttttcatctttttcatcgAACTGATCAGTTCCAAATCCTGAGACACTGGATTTCAGGCCACCAGTGCCTAGTGCAATTAGATACAGAGCGATGTATAAAATCCCCATCTGAAATCCATTGGCTTGTTTGCATGTATGGGATCCATGGCATGGTGGTGGGCGTAGCTGTGGCAGCTTTGTAGCCAATGCTAATGTGCCAGTCCCCTACATCACCATATACATCATAATCACAGTCAAAAACTGATCAATTAaagattgaaatgaaaattttcttttctttgtttctttctttaacACTTACAAGTGTTTGTATGATGGAAAATATGGCAATTGTCTTGTATCTGCCGAGGAATGTATCAGCAAGAAAGCCACCAAGCAAACACAAGAGAAAAGATGTGCCCATGAAATCTGTGACTACGTTGGCTGAAGTTGAACTTGGCAAATGCAGTGTTCCTCCCAAGTATGTCACAAGGTTAACTGCAATCCCCATTGTTGACAACCTCTCACAGATCTCAATCCCTATGAAATGGTTTCAACAAATCAGCATTATTACATGTttcacaaattattttattatcagcTTTTTTTTCTAGTGGGGGGAGTCGACGATTGTAATTTGATGACTAAGAAGCAGAGATTTATTAAGTACTTCAattacattaaataatcaaaaaggTAAGtgaacctttttctttctttcttaaagGAATGTTAATGGTCAGCAGAAAGTGAAACCTATATAATAATGCTATAAAAGTGGAGTTATTTAATAACATAAAGAATTATGGTGGaaagtaaatggtgaaattctgctattattcattttactttgcataagttatagatttaatatatgtaccataatttgattaaatttagttttatatttttaaattgatcaattttagtcactatattttttcgattttgaaattttagtcttgaccaAACAGTAATAATTAAACCTATTGGATTTgctattaatattatattatgtgcaaagttgtagatttagtccatGTTCACCAAATGGGTTATTTTTAATCGCtatatttttggattttcaaattttcaaccttATTATAATAAGTAACCATCattaaattcatcaattaattttcTTGTAAGTAACATGTGAATATAACAAGTTAATAGAACATTACATGTACAATAATATTATCGCGttggtttttaaaaataatataacttaattaatgaattagTGTGAGGAagtctaaaatttcaaaaatctaaaagtgaagattaaattcacaaaatccaacaaaaagTAAATTGGGGTCGAAGACATTGCCCTCAGTCATAACTTTCAAGCATGATTGGCACTAGATATATGGAATATCTTCCTTATTCCATAATCCAAACAGAAAATGACATGAACTTTATCCTCATTGTAAGTATTTATGAATTGCAGCTCTGACGGGTCCCCTCTGTGTAACTCAAATTTTGGTAAGTGTCTGATAGAGCCAGGTGTCTAATTTGTTTTCCCATGTTTTGAGGACTAGCGTTAAGTTTTTCTCTTACTTGTCAAAGGCTTTCATGTATTAGTGCTGAATTTGCTagtaaatttttgtgtttaattccccggttaaaaaaatttggactTATTGTaccagatatatatatatataggcttaAAAGCCCCAACACCTTTGCATGAACTAACCGCCTGTTGCTTTGATGGAATATCACCATCCCCTTTCACACATTCACCAGCAATATTTACtctctatttataatttatacttttttcttgaaatactcATTTTTAACACTAATATTCAATGGATATCTAAATATAAGCTATAAACATCTGTTGGACGTATTTATGTATCCAACACTAGTAACAGAGATTCTATATGATAATATGATGTCAAATGGAATGCTGAATGCTTGTCCAGCAAAATAGTGGTAagccaaaatgtgtaaagctGTCTTAAGTTCATCTCAAACCAGCTCAAGTAATGATGGTGAAACAAAATTCAATGGCAGATGGTATAAATAAGGAGCAAACCTAGAATGAGTGCAGCTGGCATCCAACCACCAGTTTTGGATCTGTCAGCCGGGAAACCCTTGTAGTCCACCGCATCCGCCACCGTCCAACTCATCTTCCCTTCCTGATCAGCGCAtcaacaaaatattttagaagCATTGAACCAAATGATCATGTTCACAAAACAAAGAAGGAAAATGGGTTGTCAGCCATTGTTCATATATAGTGTGCATGGAAACTAAAAACCCACCATGTTTCTGAATATTTTAGCtgttaaagaaagaaagaagcaCCACAatactgaaaaagaaagacaggAAAAGGAGAGTAAGGTTGTAATAAATGCCTTTGTCTTTCTATGGTTGCTTAAACTCGCAACTTGGAAGTCTTGGAAATTAGCTTCCCTTTTTATAGGCAAGAAGATTACAAGTGTAACAAACAATGTTGAagttaaaaaactaaaaagtggCTCTCCACTAAGTAAATAAGACAGATTACTAGTCttattttatagatatatattattatatttgtatgtTAAGGGATTAGGTTTATCGCATTTTTTTTGTGTGGTGGAAGGTTCTGGCACTGATTAAaaccatctttttctttttgttattagcagatattttttgagaaaatataaggaaaattgtaaaaaggtgATGGTGATTGAAGAGGGTTAAAGAGGAAAAATGGAATCTGCAACATGCAAAATCACACCTTCAATCATCTCACCTATTCTATGTGGTAGTGAAcgttttgaacaacagcaccCTGGCCTACGCTTTTTTAGTGCCTTTGATGCCCCACATCCCGATACCACATATCCAATTTAATGTATTGTATTTTACTAAAGGCAAGCTTAAATTTCTACGTATATACCATAGCTGATATAGGAAACTATTGAGTTGaaaacattaatattattacaaCCGATccaaaaaaagagaaagcaaAGGTTTTCCTGGAAAAGAGCCAAAAGAGAGTGGGGTTAAAGGTTTCAACACTGAAATGAATTGCGATATGTGACCTTTTTTTGACATGAAAAGAATGTTGCAAAGGTGCATAAAGGATTATGTCTATCATACACCTCAAAGTAGTAGTTCTTTATGCTTTTCAACTGTCAATTTTGGTGAAAGAAAAGGGTATTGCCGACTTCCTTTAGTGTGAGAAGATCAGGTATGTTTCAATCATGAAAAGTTACAGTTGTGAGGTATATATGTTAGACCCTAAAAAGGATTAGAACCCTAGAGAGGCACTGGTAAGCCACAGTTCTGAGGTTTATatcttttaacaaaaattaatgagTGTTACGTGTAACGGTAATGATGAGATATATTATATTGCTATGAagtaaattcaaattcaaatcctaAAAACGATATCAGCAACTAAACTTGAAAAAGATACAAAGATGTCTTGATTATGTTAGACCCTAGAAATTTCCTTACCAAAGCCCTAGCAAATTAACCAAAGAAAAGTCCTTTCTCATCACCTGatatatcatacatatataGCAGAAACTTGTATAGCAGCAATCAAGCAAAGAGTCTCCTGAAATCACACGCAATTGTCTGGATATACTCAATCCAACAGCAGTCTACCTTTTTATTGTACTTAAAAAGAGAACATAAGGAACACGAGTACTGCAATCATTTGAACAACATTACGAGTAACAAGTGTGTATAAGTTGATAATGTTTGTTAATGTTTGTTCTTCTCTTATGGATTATTTAGCTCTTATGTTAATGGCCGCAAATATAACctttatttgttgttgttttttcccgtagaataaaacttttattaataaCAAGCAGTCAATTGCCATGTTTgttaacaaaacataacatgGGAAGAACCCACAAATACAATCAGAACCATATTCCCACAATCAACACCCAAAACAAGTTTAGAGAGATCACCAATAGAAATCCAA
This genomic stretch from Gossypium raimondii isolate GPD5lz chromosome 6, ASM2569854v1, whole genome shotgun sequence harbors:
- the LOC105774246 gene encoding protein NRT1/ PTR FAMILY 6.2, with translation MEGKMSWTVADAVDYKGFPADRSKTGGWMPAALILGIEICERLSTMGIAVNLVTYLGGTLHLPSSTSANVVTDFMGTSFLLCLLGGFLADTFLGRYKTIAIFSIIQTLGTGTLALATKLPQLRPPPCHGSHTCKQANGFQMGILYIALYLIALGTGGLKSSVSGFGTDQFDEKDEKEKSQMAYFFNRFFFFISTGTLMAVTVLVYIQDEVGRSWAYGICSVSMFVAVLIFLSGTKRYRYKKSLGSPIVQIFQVIVAAINKRKMKLPYNVELLYEDTPETSRIHHTDRFRFLDKAAIVGEGDLERNVGPAAAPNPWKLSPVTRVEEVKMMAALLPIWATTILFWTTYAQMMTFSVEQASTMERSVGGFQIPAGSLTVFFVAAILITLAVYDRLVMPLWKKWKGKPGFSSLQRIALGLALSTMGMASAAVAEVKRLEVARATGASATTGTLPVTVFILIPQFFLVGAGEAFIYTGQLDFFITQSPKGMKTMSTGLFLTTLSLGFFVSSLLVSVVKSVMGGSNGGQGWLADNINHGRLDCFYGLLAVLGVINFALYIVSAVWFKPRKSKPATLQMDTIVNGSSTAENKC